From the genome of Malus sylvestris chromosome 13, drMalSylv7.2, whole genome shotgun sequence:
CTCCAaatggttaaatataaattttacattAGCCGTCCGAGGTAAGCTTATATAatcaaaacttggaaattttgttTAGGGAGTTGTTGTGCttcctttatattttgtttttagtttttagtgtaAGTGTCAATTAGAGATAATTAAGTTTATATTCCAATAGGCACTactactttattttatttttttattcttagcGTAAGTGTCAATTAGAGATAATAAATTTATATTCCACTAGTGCTTTatctttgttattttatttttagcgtAAGTGTCATTAGagaaataaatttatattctaCTAGTCTTTATGCACAAGCTAACACGTATGCAAGGGGCTATGCCGCCCAAACCAACCGAGGGAAGTCGCATCCATCCCATCGCATGTCATTATAGATATAGAATCTCGCCATGCATCACAAATTAGATGACAAGCACAATTCGACATATGTATTATTACGGGTGCTACTTGCCACCCACACTGGCGAAGCTACATAGGGGCAAGGAGGGGCAGCCACCCCTCCGGTCAGCGGAAATCGCCATGAAAGCGAGAATTCGGCCCCTCCGATCTTCTGAACATGCTGAAATTTGGGAGCGCTGCGCTGctgagttttaattttattgatgtGGTCTTCTTTTAGAAACGCACTACCAGCGCACCATTTTAATTCTCTTCCATCTCTCTCATTTGTTTAGACTATAGAAATACAAAAGGTTGATGTTTGTTATTGTTCTTTTTCAATCATTGTTATTACTTCtagtatttaaaattataatacaaAAGATTGatgtttgttattgttttttctCTATTCTTGTTATTATTTCTAGTATTTAAAATTATTGTATATTTTGTTCTTTAATTCTTGAGAAATGATGATTTTGAGAACTTGATTCAAATATACAAAACTTTTGTGAGGAAAATGATATTAGTGTTCTTATTATGTGAGAGATGTTTTTGCTTTTATTGAGAGAGATGTTTATATTGCAATAGATGTACAACAATTGTGTGATAGTTTGATTTTTATATTGACatgcttttattgataatgagcctattatgcgaCCGTTTCAGGACATGAAGCATTGCCGGCAACAATTGTAAgttgtttgtattgataaattattaACGACATTAATATTGTCTATTCTCTAAAAGAATTTGATTGCCTACATTTTTTTTGGAATCTATTATGCTTTTAAATTTCGCCCCTCCCCTCGAAAATTCCTGACTTCGCCACTAGCCACCCAAACCAACTGAGAGAAGTTGCAACCGTCCCATCACAAGCACCTACAATGTCGTTATAGATATAGAATCTCGCCATGTGTAACGAATTAGATGATTGGCACAATTCGACATTTTTATTATTACGGGCGCTACTTGCCACCCAAACCAACTAAGGGAAGTCGCATCTATCCCATTGCAAGCACCTGTAATGTCATTATAGATATAAAATGTAGAAGAATCTTGCCATGCATCACGAATTAGATGGTAGGCACAATTCGACATTTTTATTATGAGGGCGCTACTTGCCACCCGAACCAACTGAGGGAAGTTGCATCCGCCAATCGCAAGCACCTACAATGTCATTATAAATATAGAATGTAGAAGTATCTCGCCAAGGGTCACGAGTTAGATGGCAGGTACaattaagcatttttttttattacggGGGCTACTCGCCACGCAAACCAACTGAGGGAAGTCGGATTCGTCCAATCACAAGCACCTCATTGTAGACAAAACAATGTAGAAGAATCTCGTCATGCGTTACGAATTAGATGACAGGCACAATTCGACATTTTTATTATTACGGGCGCTACCTGCCATTGAAACCAACTGAAGTTTCTTTTTGCTCCAAATGGTTAGATATAAATTTTACATCAGCCGTCCGAGGTAAGCTTATCTAATCAAAGCTTGGAAATTTTGTTTAGGAAGTTGTTGGGCTTCCTTTTtactttatattttcttttttgtgtaaGTGTCAATTAGAGATAATTAAGTTTATATTCCAATAGGCACTACtgctttatttttgttattttatttttagcgtAAGTGTCATTATagaaataaatttatattctaCTAGTCTTTATGCACAAGCTAACACAGATGCAAGGGCTATGCCGCCCAAACCAATTGAAGGAAGTCGCATCCGTCCCATCACATGTCATTATAGATATAGAATCTCGCCACGGGTCACAAATTATATGACAAGCACAATTCGACATATGTATTATTACGGGTGCTACTTCCACCCAAACCAATTGATGGAAATCGTATCCGTCCCATCGCAAGCACCTACAATGTTATTATAGATATAGAATCTCACCATGCATCACGAATTAGATGACTGGCACAATTCGACATTTGTATTATTATGGGCGCTACTTGCCACCCAAACCAATTGAGGGAAGTCGCATTTGTCCCATTGCAAGCACGTGTAATGTCATTATAGATATAGAATGTAGCAGAATCTCGCCATGCATCATGAATTAGATGCCAGGCACAATTCAACATTTTTATTATGACAAGCGTTACTTGCCACCCAAAAACACTGAGGGAAGTTGCATTCACAAATCGCAAGCACCTACAATGTCATTATAAATATAGAATGTAGAAGAATCTCGCCATGCGTTATGAATTAGATTGCAGGCCcaattttgcatttttattattaCGGGTGCGAGTTGCCATTGAAACCAATTGAAGGAAGTCGCATCCGTGCCATCGCAAGCACCTACAATGTCATTATAGATGTAGAATGTTGAAGAATCTTGCCATGCGTCACAAATTAGATGGCAAACATAATTCGACAATTTTATTATTACGGGCGTTACTTGCCCCTACATATGCTATTTTGAATCACACATTATGCATGACTTACAAAAACATTCTTCGTCAAatatgtgacatcccacatcgcccagatgagtgatccttaaatgtatattcccatccctatcTAGCATgagaccttttgggaactcactggcttcgggttccataggaactccgaagttaagcgataatgaggccagagcacttccaggatgggtgatccactgggaagttgctcgtgagttcccaaaaacaaaaccgcaagggaatggtaagctcaaagcggacaatattgtgctatggtggtggaacgggcccgggatgtggtggacccgggctgggatgtgacaaatggtatcagagccaatccctggctggAAGTGTGTCAACAAGGAcattgggcccctaaggggggtggattgtgacatcccacgtcgctcaggggagtgatccttaaatctatattcacatccctacctagcacaaagccttttgggagctcactggtttcgagtttcgtaggaactccgaagttaagcgagaaggaggccagaacactcccatgatgggtgatccactgggaagttgctcgtgagttcccaaaaacaaaaccgtgagggaatggtaagcccaaagcggacaatatcgtgttacggtggtggaatgggcccgagatgtggtggacccaggccgggatgtgacaaaatatGTATATGCATTTgtatttgcatatttttgttaaaaggTTGAACCAGATACATAGTAAGgtattaaattttctaattcCACATACATTATTTCTCTTTACTAACATCTATGTGTACGTGAAAAGCCTTTTCTTATCACACGTGTCATGTTTGACATGCATACTTTCGCTTGTTTTTGTTACACTTTTGTCCTTAGAACTGTTCTAGTACATAGCCTATTTTGACCTTTTCTCAAACATTGATTTTGGCTTTCTTTTCCTATCACACATTGCAtatgttttcatttttcactAGCCTCCTCGCGCACAATCACGCGCATGTAAGAAGCCTTTTTTAATTGCGGACGCTCGTGCCTCTTAAAATGtgttatcttaatttttttaatattcattaAAAGTTGTTGAGAAATTGCTAGAACTTGACGCTATTATTGAAATTAgcgaactttaacaaaaaaactttCGATACTGTTcgatttaacgaaaaatcatatttttacactaaaaagtttatcctgatactattcattttaccctttattttgttattttcgttaaaactcaaaattttcaagtccttTTTATTAgtattccttttaaattatggggtgtgctatccacacactctattttacttttcacacacatcttgataatttttgtccgttgatcttcttcaattcatccgatccgacgatcgaaaattaaaaagatgtgtgagaagtaaaataaggtgtggatatcacatctctAAATCATCTAAAGGAATGGTGATTGGTGCCCACTCAAACAGGTCGACCTTATGCTTATTATAGCAAAAGGATCTGTTTTGAGATTGCCcttgcttttattttttatttgtatttcttGAAGCAATTGTAGTCAAAAGTAGTCTAAAATAGtcaaaagtactttatggttttTTATGACCGGTGCTTTATGCaaagagaaatgttaagaaactctcaaaaataaaattctttaTGAAATTTCTGGGTTTCAGGAgagtttgatattttttttagacAAAAACATTTGATTTTTGGTTGATTTGGTTTCATGTTTGTGATTCATGTCTCTCTCTGACATTTCCAGTTGACTCCTAGGTGTTAGAAATTTGAAAGAGAGTGGGTGAAAGAGtggattttaattttatttttttaccattttaatttaagaaatcataatttaattatGAGAACATAATCTAGTTATGAAAACATACACTAATCAAACATAAAATTTCAAGAACTAATGTATCCAAATATGTTGAAAAGAAtcacttcttcttttttctttttttctttttcaattttatatattttctcaaCAACCAAACAACACatcttaaatttatttattatgttGTACATTTTGGAGAAGGATATAAAGATATCTTTGCAAGGGCAGTACTTTGCCCCACCGTTTGCTTAGAGGGATCCACGGCTGCATCACAAGGGTGGGTTTTGCTTCTCGGCCTCAAATGCTCGAATGTCGACGGAAGCATAGCGGAGAAATTCAGTTCCTCATCGAATGGCAGCGGAAGCATGGCGGAGAATTTCAatgaaagatgatgaagatTATGTCAACTCCAGCGTCAGTCCTggaatttcgttcttctcaatGGCAACAACTAAGGCTAAAGCCTGAagccaaaccaaaaccaaaagaaattgaagagagtTCTGAACCTCTTCTCAAATACAAGGTAATTAAAACTataaaacttttcttttttatgaacACCAATCACAGCTTTCACATGTTTATAACATCTTTTAATTCTgactaaaatttgaaattataaATCCTTATAATTGAAGTGCAAATGATATGAAGCTCCTGAGCGAATGATTACAGTTTTGTaaaatttattgtattttaGAATCAAATTCgcaaatcatggtcccacattAAATAATACgtgtttttgtttggttttggtataTTCGAGGCGAGAGTGAATTTGATGGATTCATGATCAGTAACAACCCTCAGGGAGGACATCTTCCCGATTACGCTTCACGTCCCCCAATTGTTTTGAAGCTGGAAGATGGGACCGAGACTCTCCTCCCCTCACAATATTAGAAGGAAATGGTCAAAAATGACTTTTTTCTTAGTTTTGGGACTAAAGTAGGACAAACCAATCATGTACAAGCCATCTACACCATACACAAAAGCAAAATAACGAAATTACCAACATATAAAATGTAAAACTTCACAGGTGATGACGTTTTTAAGCTCTGGGTTTTTTTATTGGCTCAAATCTGTGAGCATATCATATGCATGtcacatacatgtcatgtgtgcaTATCGTGTACATACAGGTAAGTTCGACGGCAAAACTGGGCTCTTTCCCTTCACTTCCTATCTTCACTCCCATCCTACTACTactcctccccctcctcctccaccaccaccctCTGAATCAACATCCCATATGAATTGATCTTTAAGGGAACAAATGACGTCTTCAAAGAAGAAACCATATGGATTCACAATTTTATGAAGAGAAGGGAAGactgagagagagggaggaagagagagagagagagagagagagagaggagcaaAACCCACATAGGTTGATCTGTATAAGAACCTATAAACTGAGGTGCAGTGGCACGCAAAGGCTAGGATTAATGCAGGCGCTAACTTTTACATTGTTGGTCGGGAACCTGCAGGGATGGGCCATCCAACAGAGAAGAGAGATCTGTATGATGCCGATCATGGCAAGAAAGTATTAAGTGACTTAACATCCTTCCCTTCAAGGTATATAAATTATTTGGCTGTGATATATCTTGTCCTTCTTCTATGATATCTTTCGTCATCGTTAAGTTATTCCCTTGCAGGTTGCTGCTTATGATAAAACTCTAAGGTAAAATGGCATTTTTTGATCCCTCAAGGCCTCATGACTTCTTTTTCATATCCGGCACAAAGGTATATGTCCTTTTAATGTTACTAGTAAAAATGCCCACGCATTGTTGCGGGACTTGAATGCATCAGCCTTAACCACATGAATTAAGACATTtaacttgaagaaaaaaaattcaacataatCAAGAACGAATAAAAGGGATAGATAAGTAAAAGGAGTCGGTAAGATAAGTAGTTCggcttttatatacattcaaccGAGCTGATTACAAAAATGTACAGTTGCAAAAAAAAATACTCTGTGTTCTTGAGAAACATAAGTAACATACATTTAACACTTATATTGCCCTTCAAGTTAAGATGGCAAAATATATGTCCTACAGACCAGGCACGTGTTTTAACAGctaaacaaaaaagcaaaaaaagtgTGTTGTTCTTGTTTCAGCAGCTAATCtttcaagcactaatgtttAAAGCAAAAAAGATGCAGGATGCCTGTTTCCATAAGTTACAGAAGAAACAGAACGAAGATGTAGTCCACACATATTTTGCCCCTATAATAAAGGTGGCAAAATATGTGTCCTGCAGGCCAGGCACCTGTTTAAGCAGTtaacaaaaaacataaaaactgtTCCGTTGTCGTTTCAGCAAGTAAGTTTTCAAGCACACATTTTCAAAGGCAAAAACATGGAGAGCGGCTTTATTACAGCTAATAAAACATAACAATCAACAAACTAAAGCTTTAAGCAGCTAAATAAAGCACAATTGGGTTTAACCTTGGGAATTAGGAATTAGGAATTAGGATAAGGGCCTAAATGTCAAACAAATTATAAGTATTGTATAAAAGGGTTAAGATAAGGGCCTAAATGTATTATAGCATGTTGCATAGATATGAAAAAACTATTTATATAGAACATGCACAAATTATTTATATAAAGTATATGGTAGTAGTTTATAGCTTAGCTATGTACACTGATATATACATATTAAGAGATGCCCAAAATATAGTTGCTCCTATTTTACCAATGTACTTCCACTTTGAGTTCGAAGGCTGAGATGGATCGTGTGTTATCTTACGTTGCTTTTACGTGTTGGCACATTTGGAAGAGTAGATGCAATTTcctttttcaaaatatttctaTTAACCCAAGGAATGTGATTGCTGCCATTGACACCTCTGTCCGTGCTTTCCGTGAAGCTTCCAGAACCACGGTTATTAGACCTCCCATGCCCACCCCAGCTGCTCAGGTGCCAGCTCGGTGGTGTCTACCACCTCCTCCTTTCGTTAAGCTCAATGTCGATGCAAGTTGGGAGCAGGGCACAAGTTCGGGCTTCTCGGGGGTTGTTGCTAGGGACTCTGCTGGAACCTTTATTGCGGCTATGAGAGGTTGCATTGCTGCTCATTCTGCGGCAGTGGCAGAGGCGATTGCGATCCGTCACGGCTGTGAGTTGGGTGTGGCTATGGGttttaatttggttgtgattgaGTCTGATTCAAAGGATTCTATTTCTTGCCTTATGGGTAAGACTTCAAATGGCAGGTGGGAGGCTTTTCCTGTGTTGACGAAATGTAAACTGCTTGGAAATTCCTTTCAAGACTGTCGCTGGTCTTGGACTCCAAGATCAGCCAATTTGGCGGCTGATTGTTTGGCGTCGCGTAGAAATAGGGAGATGTGTGATTTTACTTGGGTCAATAGGCCTCCATCTTCCTTGGTTCATGTTTTATGTAATGATGGACTCCCTTGTCCTCCCTGAGTTTGCTTGGTAATGGGAGGGGGGACGCTGGTTGTTGTTTTGTTGCGTCTGTGTCTCTCATCCCCTTGCATTACCAGGTTTCCTCTGCTGTTTGCCTTTGGGGTAGGCTTCTGTTGTTCTTGTGGCTTCTGTGCCCTGGTTAATCGATTCcagtttcttcaaaaaaaaaacaatgtacTCCAAACATTGGAGTACTTTGACTACTAAGTATTAGTTGGTAGCTTAGTTATATTTGCACAACCTTCAATACGTAGAGAGTTAGTAGGATTTACATAACTTGTTTAGTGCTGATCTTCAACGATATTGCACCCTTGAGCtcattcttttttctctttggtTCCTGTTACAAaacaaatcaaccaaataaagaaaaattagtatGTCAAACAAAGAAATTATAATAGCTAAAAAAGTAGTTGATCTGTCTACCACACAAATGGTTATACAACAATGTGTAACAAACAATATGATTATTCATACTTAAAAAGCTATCCTGTTGTAAATGGTTGGGAATTAATGTTTTCAATTAAgacttttaaactttttttctaTTGTTGGATTGCAAAATGAGCATCCCAAATTGCACATGTAAAGGATCTTGCACGGTTTGCAGAATTTTCTTCCCAAGCTACAGGAAACAAATTTTGGGAATGCAAAAGAGAAGAGCAAAGATTTCAGACTCAGAGCATGTTATTGACTCAACCACAAATCTGTTGACAACTATCAAAAGACAAAATAGTACTTCTCTCTTAAAATGTGGTTATCaaccctttttacatatttttgttaaagtgtAACCTAattgttgattcaattacaaTATCTGAAAACACCTCAAGTCAAGCCACCTGATTTTGGCATTTGGGTGAGAAGGGGATGCTAATATATATTTCAAAAACAACATCGTacttttcaatcattttcatggttcttatcaaaatttaaaatctgGAGACAGTGAGGTATGAAGACAGTCAGGAAATAAACAAATATTAGATATAATTCTAGATTCTAAAATAAATATCAGCAAGTCAAAAGTAAAAACATGACAAAATAAGAAATTTGATATTGTAGTTAAAGACCCATATAAGTAATCTACAACTAAAAAGCTAGATATTAAACCTAAAATCATGTAACTATGTATGAAGCGGAGAATAATGCAGAAAGATGGTTTTCTATAGTGCTGCCAATGACAATTAATTTCTCATGAAAACAAAGAAATGAGAAACAGAGGTATAAaagtatattattttttatagttgcaaatattatgaattccaaaaagaaaaactacaGATAACACTTCAATCATATACCTAAGCATCTAAAACACGGCGCCCAAGATACCATTCAAGACAAGGCTCAGCATCATGGATGAATTAACCTATCTGTGTCCCTGAGCTCATTGCATGTCATATACACCCGACCAACTGGGCATAGGAGCATAATGAGGAAAACTTTCAGCACCACTTTGTACCTAAAAAATTAAGGGAGGAACTAATTAAAACGTATCCTCAGTTAGAAGAAAATAATGCATGCATAATAGCCACATGGACCTCGCGTATATAAATTGTTGTGGCAATAATTTGCAATAGAAAACATAGTTATAAATAAGATATACGAAATACCAACATTGCaatggtcttttttttttcattcgaTTGTAGTGAAGCATGCATCTTAGTGGAGAACAATTAAGTACTACGTGAGGTCTCTATAATGAAATGGGAGATTGAATACAGTCGAGGAAACTGAAAATTCAAATGTGCACACACTCCATAGTATTATCTTCACAACCAAAAGAAACGCTTATATATACGACATATGTTTGACATTGTTTTTCCCCACTCAAATCGTCTTGAGAAAATTTGACTACATTGAGAATAAGCAAAAGAGTACTTTTTACTACCTGATTTACTAACATCCACCAAATCTAAAAGCTACAAAACTTTTATTAAAGAATCAAATAGAATAGCATGGGAAAGTTATTAAGACACCATATCTGAATTTTTAGCAGATAAAAACACCTGTATTTCACCTGATTTTCCAATGAAATATAGATGCTTGTATTTCACCAGTACATAAACATGGTTTAAATATTAGTCTCATCTATGATATATTTCGTACTGTCATAGATAGAGAGATTAATAAAAGACCTCTCGCAATGTTACTATGTCATAGTAATGAGACTATGAGGGGTGTGCTacccacacaccccattttacttctcatacaccccTTAATAATTTtagtctgttgatcttcttcaattcatccgatccgatggccgaaaattaaaaaggtgtgtgaaaagtaaaatgaggtgtgtgaatatcacacccctagtAATAATTTATATTACTTCTTTTATTATAACCAAACCTATACCAGTTTGTAATATTCAACCAACTTTAAACCTTTTGGATTAGAACACGGGCAAATGAAAAAATAAGTTAATGCAAAATCTTTAGCACCTCAACTTACAAAATATTTGCAATATATTGAGACCTATCACAAACAAAACAATGTCGAAACCAAAGATGCTAACTCCCAACACAAGCAAAACTACATATAGGAAGAAGGAAATGACGCTTAAAAAACTTAAATTAGGGAAAAGGGTTGGAGAAGCAACAACTGACATTATTTACCAAGGCTTTTCAAGGTTGGCAATATAATGGATATGCTTCCCAGGAGCTTCAACTAAAGCGTGATAAATTGTTGAAATGGGTTGGAGCAGAAGTAATTTGAGTGCCTTCTTTCTgactaccaaaaaaaaatttattttaagatTAGATATTACAAATTGATGTACACATAGTAATAGAATCGGTGTTAATTTCTCCATTTTATAGCAATACCTCATAACAAATCATCGTCGACAAACGAAATgagttttagtttttgaattaaaaaagcCAAAACACATTTTCAGAGAGTCCGTTAGCCAGAGAAAATCAGAATAGCCAATAGCAGACAAATCCGGAAAAACAGATAGAAACAAATAGAATCATTCAAATTTTGTATATTGTTAGTTTCTCAAGCAGCCTTTACATATTCAAActccaaaacccaaaatttaaactaaaacccacaaatttaaacgaaaaactctaataaaatcatgaaaaatt
Proteins encoded in this window:
- the LOC126597387 gene encoding uncharacterized protein LOC126597387, which translates into the protein MMLLEILRGSFSIYNSLLESGLIESRQLQGNLSFGMYRYDFATKLVRKKALKLLLLQPISTIYHALVEAPGKHIHYIANLEKPWYKVVLKVFLIMLLCPVGRVYMTCNELRDTDRNQREKRMSSRVQYR